In Candidatus Chlorohelix allophototropha, the following are encoded in one genomic region:
- a CDS encoding 6-bladed beta-propeller — translation MNLKRRAIRFGLFTIVLLSVSMFFNPFAPALAAEASQYFPETGHTVSGKFLDYWRNNGGLTTYGYPITDAQMETDPETGKTFLTQWFERHRLELHPENAGTKYEVLAGLLGKDLRREALAVDPDFLKADVLFNTAYSKDAQWYFPETGHNLRFRFLEYWQQNGGLERFGYPISEEHKEVDPETGNVYVMQWFERARFESHPENQRPYEVLLGLLGKQIKTPKSGNVEFVWKIGGIAYNGLKKPNGVAVDKNGNVYVADTENNRIQKFDGNGNFLIRWGNQGSGESQFNYPNGIAVDGQGNVYVGDNNRIQKFDGNGKFLLKWGSYGSGDGQFVSLYGIGLAVDTQNNIYVADSNNHRIQKFDGNGKFLLKWGSKGGGEGQFDNPYGIAVDGQGNVFVADTANNRIQKFDGNGSFLFKFGSQGSGNAQFVRPWGVSVDGQGNVYVVDSGNNRIQKLDKNGKFLLKWGSQGSDAGQFSNPYKIALDVQGNVFVADNDNHRIQKFDGNGNFLLKFGSQGSGNAQFVRPWGIAVDGQGNVYVVDSGNSRIQKFDVSGRFLLKWGTPGSGDGQFATPYGVAVAGQGNVFVADTANNRIQKFDGNGNFLIKWGGKGNGNGQFNQPHTIGLDGQDNIYIADSGNIRIQKFDASGQFLTKLGSFGNGDGQFFSLGGIAVDRKGNVFASDSGNNRVRIQGFDSSGKFQLKWGSEGSGDGQFQSSIGVAVDGQGNVFVLDTANSRIQKFRQR, via the coding sequence ATGAATCTAAAGCGTAGGGCAATTCGTTTTGGTTTGTTTACAATCGTATTGTTGTCGGTAAGTATGTTCTTTAATCCCTTTGCTCCGGCGTTGGCAGCGGAAGCAAGCCAATATTTCCCTGAGACGGGACACACGGTGAGCGGGAAGTTTCTGGACTACTGGCGCAACAACGGTGGACTAACCACCTACGGCTACCCCATCACCGACGCGCAGATGGAGACTGACCCTGAGACGGGCAAGACCTTCCTCACCCAGTGGTTTGAGCGGCACAGGCTGGAGTTACACCCTGAAAACGCTGGTACGAAGTACGAGGTACTGGCGGGACTACTGGGCAAAGACTTGCGTCGGGAAGCGTTGGCGGTTGACCCCGATTTCCTGAAAGCCGATGTGCTTTTCAATACTGCCTATTCCAAAGATGCGCAGTGGTATTTCCCCGAAACCGGACATAACCTACGCTTCCGCTTCCTAGAGTATTGGCAACAGAACGGAGGATTGGAACGCTTCGGCTACCCCATCAGCGAGGAGCATAAAGAGGTTGACCCTGAGACTGGCAACGTGTATGTGATGCAGTGGTTCGAGCGGGCTAGGTTTGAGTCTCACCCTGAAAACCAAAGACCCTACGAGGTGCTGCTGGGATTATTGGGTAAACAAATTAAAACCCCTAAGTCTGGCAATGTTGAGTTTGTTTGGAAGATTGGTGGAATTGCTTATAACGGGCTTAAAAAGCCCAATGGAGTAGCGGTAGATAAAAATGGCAATGTCTATGTAGCCGATACTGAAAACAATCGTATCCAGAAGTTTGACGGGAATGGTAACTTCCTGATCAGGTGGGGTAACCAAGGTAGTGGGGAAAGTCAATTTAACTACCCCAACGGAATTGCAGTGGATGGACAGGGCAATGTTTATGTCGGTGATAATAATCGGATTCAGAAGTTTGACGGGAACGGCAAATTCCTACTCAAGTGGGGTAGCTATGGTAGCGGGGATGGACAGTTTGTAAGCCTTTATGGAATTGGATTAGCCGTGGATACGCAAAACAATATCTACGTTGCTGATAGCAATAACCATCGGATTCAGAAGTTTGACGGGAATGGCAAATTCCTGCTCAAATGGGGGAGCAAGGGTGGCGGAGAAGGACAGTTTGACAATCCATATGGAATTGCAGTGGATGGGCAAGGGAATGTTTTTGTAGCCGATACCGCAAATAATCGGATTCAGAAGTTTGACGGGAACGGAAGCTTTTTGTTCAAATTTGGTAGTCAGGGCAGCGGGAATGCTCAGTTTGTGCGCCCTTGGGGAGTTTCAGTGGACGGACAAGGGAATGTATATGTGGTTGATTCTGGTAACAATCGAATCCAGAAATTAGATAAAAACGGGAAATTCTTGCTCAAATGGGGTTCTCAGGGAAGTGATGCTGGGCAGTTTAGCAACCCCTATAAGATAGCGCTTGATGTGCAGGGCAATGTATTTGTGGCAGATAATGATAACCATCGGATTCAGAAGTTTGACGGGAATGGCAACTTTCTGCTCAAGTTTGGTAGTCAGGGTAGCGGAAATGCTCAGTTTGTGCGCCCTTGGGGAATTGCAGTGGATGGGCAAGGGAATGTATATGTGGTTGATTCTGGGAACAGTCGAATCCAAAAGTTTGATGTGAGCGGGAGATTCTTGCTCAAGTGGGGTACTCCGGGAAGTGGCGATGGACAGTTTGCTACTCCTTATGGAGTTGCGGTGGCTGGACAAGGGAATGTTTTTGTAGCCGATACCGCAAATAATCGGATTCAGAAGTTTGACGGGAATGGTAACTTCCTGATCAAGTGGGGTGGCAAGGGTAACGGTAATGGGCAATTCAACCAGCCCCATACAATAGGTTTAGATGGGCAGGATAATATCTATATCGCTGATTCGGGTAATATTCGGATCCAGAAATTTGACGCGAGCGGGCAGTTTTTGACTAAATTGGGCAGTTTTGGTAATGGAGATGGGCAGTTTTTCTCGCTTGGCGGCATAGCAGTAGATAGGAAAGGAAATGTTTTTGCCTCGGATTCTGGGAACAACCGCGTTCGTATCCAAGGGTTTGATAGCAGTGGAAAGTTTCAACTTAAGTGGGGTAGCGAAGGTAGCGGAGATGGGCAGTTTCAATCTTCTATAGGTGTAGCTGTGGACGGGCAGGGCAATGTCTTCGTATTGGATACCGCCAATAGTCGCATCCAGAAATTCCGGCAGCGCTAG
- a CDS encoding site-specific DNA-methyltransferase, protein MELKAGIEAQMEIDLEKIRTDGGSQTRASLSEFAIGEYALAMQNGDSFPPVVVFFDGSDYWLADGFHRYSAALSAGITSLPGDFRMGTRRDAILYSVGANTTHGLMRTNADKRRAVETLLFDAEWQQWSNVEIARRCAVNEITVRRMRDEVSSTMSKIEDTSRLATRNGTTYRINTANIGKMLNSPIADDPQERKEFLRLVPALQGRVAELLSSGAAPSVREARRALEREELEATPTPIMPATCMVEHRDNILHVADGSVDLVLVDPPYNISGGGKLTKVGDTVIPADFDGNENWDTVPEYIFKQKLMEWTSEWARVLRPGGSLLVFTDRALVSQLWETMVRYSLAPKNIITWVKTNSAPNGLMRRNLISSTEFILWAVKPGARYTFNEVPGWDRRNVIQTNIISAQEKVDHPTQKPVSPLLTNLIQLTTHPGDLVLDNFAGSGSTGVAALKLGRRAHLIEQNAYYVKLARERLAGNRRQTV, encoded by the coding sequence TTGGAGTTAAAAGCTGGAATCGAGGCGCAAATGGAAATCGACTTGGAGAAAATCCGAACTGATGGCGGCTCTCAGACCAGAGCCTCTCTCAGTGAGTTTGCAATCGGGGAGTACGCCCTAGCAATGCAAAACGGGGACAGCTTTCCCCCCGTTGTAGTTTTCTTCGATGGCTCAGACTACTGGTTGGCCGATGGCTTCCACCGTTATAGCGCTGCCCTCAGCGCCGGGATAACTAGCCTGCCAGGAGACTTCCGAATGGGCACGCGCCGGGATGCTATTCTCTATTCGGTTGGCGCCAATACTACCCATGGTCTCATGCGAACCAACGCCGACAAGCGCAGAGCCGTTGAAACCCTCCTGTTTGATGCGGAATGGCAGCAGTGGAGTAATGTCGAAATAGCCCGTAGGTGCGCTGTTAATGAAATAACGGTTAGAAGAATGCGGGATGAGGTATCTTCGACAATGTCGAAGATAGAAGATACATCCCGTCTTGCCACTCGCAACGGCACCACCTACCGGATAAATACTGCCAATATCGGCAAGATGCTCAATAGCCCGATAGCAGATGATCCGCAGGAGCGGAAGGAATTCTTGAGATTGGTGCCAGCTCTCCAAGGGCGGGTAGCCGAACTGCTCTCCAGTGGAGCAGCTCCCTCGGTGCGGGAAGCCCGCAGAGCATTGGAGCGGGAAGAGCTTGAAGCGACACCCACCCCCATTATGCCTGCTACTTGTATGGTAGAGCATCGGGATAATATTCTCCATGTGGCTGATGGCAGCGTGGACTTGGTGCTGGTTGACCCACCCTACAATATAAGCGGGGGAGGCAAGCTTACCAAAGTGGGCGATACCGTAATCCCGGCAGATTTCGATGGCAACGAGAATTGGGATACCGTTCCCGAATATATCTTCAAACAAAAGCTTATGGAATGGACCTCCGAATGGGCGCGGGTACTCCGTCCCGGCGGTTCGCTGCTCGTTTTCACCGACCGGGCGCTGGTGTCGCAGCTCTGGGAAACAATGGTGCGCTATTCCCTGGCGCCCAAGAACATCATTACATGGGTAAAAACCAACAGCGCCCCAAACGGACTGATGCGCCGCAACCTGATCAGCTCCACCGAATTCATCCTTTGGGCAGTAAAACCCGGGGCACGTTACACCTTCAACGAGGTGCCGGGCTGGGATCGGCGTAATGTGATTCAGACCAATATCATCTCGGCGCAGGAGAAGGTTGATCATCCCACCCAAAAGCCGGTTTCACCACTGTTAACCAACCTGATCCAGTTGACTACCCACCCCGGCGATCTGGTACTCGACAACTTTGCCGGCTCCGGCAGTACCGGAGTGGCAGCGCTTAAATTGGGGCGTAGGGCTCATTTGATTGAGCAAAACGCTTACTATGTGAAACTCGCACGGGAGAGACTGGCTGGAAACAGGCGGCAAACTGTTTGA
- a CDS encoding helix-turn-helix domain-containing protein — protein sequence MTNELLTIDQLAEYLQLNKNTVYRLAQDHKIPAIKIGRVWRFQKELIDRWLDSKLQGVTLQPKP from the coding sequence ATGACCAATGAACTCCTAACCATTGACCAACTTGCCGAGTACCTTCAGCTTAACAAGAATACGGTTTACCGGCTGGCACAGGATCATAAAATCCCTGCCATCAAAATTGGCAGGGTCTGGCGCTTTCAGAAGGAGCTGATTGACCGTTGGCTCGATAGCAAGTTGCAAGGCGTTACGCTCCAGCCTAAGCCGTAA
- a CDS encoding SMP-30/gluconolactonase/LRE family protein, whose amino-acid sequence MENRIKLIRAGLIGLVALAMSLFFNPFAPALAAEANQYFPETGHTVSGKFLDYWNNNGGLTTYGYPITDAQMETDPETGKQFLTQWFERHRLELHPENAGTKYEVLAGLLGKDLRREALTVDPDFVKADVLYNNAYSKEVQWYFLETGHNLRFHFLEYWQQNGGLERFGYPISEEHSEIDPETGNVYVMQWFERARFESHLENANTPYDILLGLLGKQIKTPKAGSVEFMWEIGGNNFNDLKKPRRVAVDGQGNVFVADTDNHRIQKFDRNGTFLARWGNGGNGDGQFNSPQGIAVDSQGNVYVADTNNHRIQKFDRNGTFLARWGNGGNGDGQFNSPQGIAVDSQGNVYVADTNNHRIQKFDKNGQFLARWGNGGNGDGQFWFPKGIAVDGQGNIFIGDTYNGRIQKFDGNGNFLLKWDCGEITAIAVDGQGNLHVADSGNHRIQKFDKNGKFLTKWGSYGGENGQFNSPTGIAVDDQGNVYVADSWNDRIQKLDGNGNFLLKWGRQAIADGQFNYPEGIAVDGQGNFYVADTWNKRIQKFDKNGRFLTKWGSFGKGDGLFVNLRGIALDGQGNVYIADENNIQKFDESGKFLLKWGGCYYGCGDGQFALNPSGIAVDGQGNLYVADTNNHRIQKFDKNGRFLTNWGSQGEGDGQFSDLGAIAVNGQSNVIVADSGNNRIQKFDSSGRFLTKWGSWGSEDAQFNQPNGIAVDNQSNVFVVDSGNHRIQKFDKNGKFLTKWGSYGNVDGQFIDPTEISVDGQGNVFVADTNNNRIQKFRQR is encoded by the coding sequence ATGGAGAACCGGATAAAGCTGATACGAGCAGGGTTGATTGGGCTGGTAGCTTTAGCGATGAGTTTGTTCTTCAATCCGTTTGCCCCGGCGCTGGCAGCAGAAGCTAATCAATATTTCCCTGAGACGGGGCATACGGTGAGCGGGAAGTTTCTGGACTACTGGAACAACAACGGTGGACTAACCACCTACGGCTACCCCATTACCGACGCGCAGATGGAGACTGACCCTGAGACAGGCAAGCAATTCCTCACCCAATGGTTTGAGCGCCACAGACTTGAGCTACACCCTGAGAATGCTGGTACGAAGTACGAGGTACTGGCGGGGTTGCTGGGTAAAGACCTGCGCCGGGAAGCGCTGACGGTTGACCCCGACTTCGTGAAAGCGGATGTCCTCTATAACAACGCTTATTCCAAAGAGGTGCAGTGGTACTTCCTTGAAACCGGGCACAACCTGCGCTTCCACTTCCTAGAGTATTGGCAGCAGAACGGTGGACTGGAACGCTTCGGCTATCCCATCAGCGAGGAACATAGTGAAATTGACCCAGAGACAGGCAATGTGTATGTAATGCAGTGGTTCGAGCGGGCGAGATTTGAGTCACATCTTGAAAATGCTAATACACCCTATGACATACTGCTGGGGCTACTGGGAAAGCAAATTAAAACCCCCAAGGCTGGCAGCGTCGAGTTCATGTGGGAAATTGGGGGTAATAACTTTAACGATTTAAAAAAACCTAGAAGAGTAGCGGTAGATGGGCAAGGTAATGTCTTCGTTGCTGATACTGATAACCACCGTATCCAGAAGTTTGACCGCAATGGGACGTTTTTAGCCAGATGGGGAAACGGAGGTAATGGAGATGGACAGTTTAATTCTCCTCAGGGAATAGCGGTGGATAGTCAGGGCAATGTCTACGTTGCTGATACTAATAACCACCGTATCCAGAAGTTTGACCGCAATGGGACGTTTTTAGCCAGATGGGGAAACGGAGGTAATGGAGATGGACAGTTTAATTCTCCTCAGGGAATAGCGGTGGATAGTCAGGGCAATGTCTACGTTGCTGATACTAATAACCATCGCATCCAGAAGTTTGACAAGAATGGTCAATTCCTAGCTAGATGGGGAAACGGAGGTAATGGAGATGGACAGTTTTGGTTTCCAAAAGGAATAGCGGTGGATGGGCAGGGCAATATTTTTATCGGTGACACTTATAATGGTAGGATCCAGAAATTTGATGGAAACGGTAATTTCCTCCTCAAGTGGGATTGCGGGGAAATTACTGCAATAGCGGTGGATGGGCAGGGCAATCTCCATGTCGCTGATTCTGGCAACCATCGCATCCAGAAGTTTGACAAGAACGGCAAGTTTCTAACCAAATGGGGTAGCTACGGTGGTGAGAATGGACAGTTTAATTCTCCTACTGGAATCGCGGTGGATGATCAAGGGAATGTCTATGTTGCTGATTCTTGGAATGATCGCATCCAAAAGTTGGATGGAAACGGCAATTTCCTCCTCAAATGGGGTCGTCAGGCTATTGCGGACGGACAGTTTAACTATCCTGAGGGAATAGCAGTGGATGGGCAGGGCAATTTTTACGTCGCTGATACCTGGAACAAGCGCATTCAGAAGTTTGACAAGAACGGCAGGTTTCTAACCAAATGGGGCAGTTTTGGCAAAGGAGATGGGTTATTTGTCAATCTTAGGGGAATTGCACTTGATGGGCAAGGTAATGTCTATATAGCGGATGAAAATAATATACAGAAGTTTGATGAAAGTGGTAAATTCCTTCTAAAGTGGGGAGGATGTTACTATGGTTGTGGAGATGGGCAATTTGCTCTCAATCCTTCTGGGATAGCGGTGGACGGGCAGGGTAATCTCTACGTCGCTGATACTAATAACCACCGTATCCAGAAGTTTGACAAGAACGGCAGGTTTCTAACTAATTGGGGTAGTCAAGGTGAAGGCGATGGGCAATTTTCCGATTTGGGTGCTATAGCAGTAAATGGACAAAGTAACGTCATAGTTGCCGATTCCGGGAATAACCGTATCCAGAAGTTTGATAGCAGTGGCCGGTTCTTGACCAAATGGGGTAGTTGGGGTAGCGAGGACGCGCAATTTAACCAACCTAATGGAATAGCAGTGGACAACCAAAGTAATGTATTTGTGGTTGATTCTGGCAATCATCGCATCCAGAAGTTTGACAAGAACGGCAAGTTTCTAACCAAGTGGGGTAGTTACGGTAATGTGGACGGACAGTTTATCGATCCCACAGAAATATCGGTGGACGGGCAGGGTAACGTCTTTGTCGCTGATACTAACAACAACCGCATCCAGAAGTTCCGGCAGCGCTAA
- a CDS encoding helix-turn-helix domain-containing protein: protein MTRHGQTHRTKGHILHDRIKIGELYIKGWSQARIAAELGVSQATVSREIRRISTEWQQKYLGDFDAMVRKQLIEIDNVIAEAYAAWERSQQKHASQTRQLLGETGSEASGRLQQFGMLKITVSDEVGDVAFLQLIRDMLAQKAKLLDLNLPERHLIGMSAQVQNSSDVAFKILHDPEAGDLMRQLMEHVAGSDIVYPN from the coding sequence TTGACACGGCACGGGCAAACACACCGCACCAAAGGGCATATCTTGCATGATCGGATTAAGATTGGTGAATTGTACATTAAGGGTTGGTCGCAAGCTCGCATTGCCGCTGAACTGGGCGTGTCGCAAGCCACCGTTTCCCGCGAGATTAGGCGCATCTCCACCGAGTGGCAGCAGAAGTATCTAGGGGATTTCGATGCCATGGTCCGAAAGCAACTGATCGAAATCGACAACGTAATCGCTGAAGCTTATGCAGCTTGGGAGCGGTCGCAGCAGAAGCACGCCAGCCAAACCCGGCAATTGCTGGGAGAAACGGGCAGTGAGGCTAGCGGCAGGCTGCAGCAGTTCGGGATGCTCAAGATAACCGTCTCCGATGAGGTTGGGGACGTGGCTTTCCTGCAACTGATCCGAGATATGCTAGCGCAAAAAGCTAAACTGCTCGATTTAAATTTGCCAGAGCGCCACTTGATAGGTATGAGCGCCCAAGTGCAGAATAGCAGCGATGTAGCTTTCAAGATTCTGCACGATCCAGAAGCTGGTGATCTGATGCGACAACTAATGGAACACGTAGCAGGCAGTGATATTGTGTATCCAAATTGA
- a CDS encoding serine/threonine-protein kinase: MPENEKFQPEQPKPYQPFPVLPNSRREQATDKMPPPPPKGLVEGRYSLQQLLCASGDNEVWLASEGNRTLALKRVKPYRTFRSSQQYRLAGYRLEREAVLLQRLEGCSHIPALWGYVIEVEGRNYLVMPYYEGESLQEKLEQRGRLPVSQACRIALDLCAALEYVHAKGIIHRDLKPSHVLLAANGKALLSGFGSALLLTGEAENDAEALETPLEATLNHPGSAEYMSPEQARGEGLDGRSDLYSLGLLLHLMLTGSPYRAGQGVQIRATNPAVPLALEQVLAKVLQEKPSRRYPNAAALEGAIRKALQPHRSRAGVAVILVALLALLITLFGLSGIFLTQPAPTPFGEMLTTIPAEKSVITTSSALTSPSPATISATTSPLSPIHTLARTALTLVPTVTPLPTSTPVIPTPTPLPTPLVSNGTFSRDWQQGWNRASGEDLGGKNEITTLQYPAIGGTALQLEHSGRTYMALYQTVKVDNFRLSFGAQLAGYTTTNGLFRDSSGIAGLVLNFYYELPQQADLNRPAGTLAYVTGSKFENGKGFGLYPLTTSARSGTVAVRGFEVKGQSLSIPNLEEEVRRQLPVLEGNRVKTVTISLFTGGSSKCKENECIARLYAGQITLAPLSKS; the protein is encoded by the coding sequence ATGCCGGAGAATGAAAAGTTTCAACCCGAACAGCCCAAACCCTACCAACCTTTCCCTGTCCTCCCCAATTCGAGGAGGGAACAAGCCACTGACAAAATGCCACCACCCCCACCTAAAGGGCTGGTAGAAGGTCGCTACTCTCTGCAACAACTACTGTGCGCCAGCGGAGATAATGAGGTGTGGCTAGCTTCAGAGGGGAATCGCACTCTAGCGCTGAAACGGGTCAAACCTTACCGCACCTTTCGCAGTTCCCAGCAATACCGCTTAGCTGGATACAGATTAGAGCGGGAGGCGGTATTGCTGCAACGCTTGGAAGGCTGTTCCCATATTCCGGCGTTATGGGGCTATGTCATTGAGGTAGAGGGACGAAATTATCTGGTAATGCCCTATTACGAAGGAGAGTCACTTCAGGAAAAGCTGGAGCAGCGCGGTCGCCTACCGGTATCGCAGGCTTGCCGAATTGCCCTCGACCTTTGCGCTGCACTGGAGTACGTCCATGCCAAAGGGATAATCCACCGCGATCTCAAGCCCTCACATGTGTTATTGGCTGCCAATGGAAAGGCGCTGCTCTCAGGGTTTGGTTCTGCCCTCCTGCTTACGGGAGAGGCTGAAAATGATGCGGAAGCGCTTGAAACCCCACTTGAAGCAACCCTGAATCATCCCGGTTCAGCCGAGTACATGTCCCCGGAACAGGCAAGGGGCGAAGGATTGGACGGACGCAGTGACCTGTATTCGCTGGGTTTGCTGCTGCACCTGATGCTGACCGGAAGCCCTTACCGGGCAGGACAGGGAGTGCAAATACGCGCTACCAACCCGGCAGTACCGCTTGCGCTGGAGCAGGTCCTTGCCAAAGTATTGCAGGAGAAACCTTCTCGGCGCTACCCGAATGCTGCCGCGCTGGAAGGGGCTATTCGGAAAGCGCTGCAACCTCACCGCTCTCGGGCAGGGGTGGCGGTAATATTGGTAGCGCTGTTAGCATTACTCATAACCCTGTTTGGTCTGAGCGGAATATTCTTAACCCAACCCGCGCCCACACCGTTTGGTGAAATGCTTACTACCATTCCGGCGGAAAAGAGCGTCATCACCACCAGTTCTGCGCTAACAAGCCCAAGCCCTGCAACGATCTCAGCCACTACTTCACCACTTTCCCCTATCCACACTCTTGCCAGAACCGCGCTTACCCTAGTACCTACTGTCACGCCCCTACCTACATCTACTCCTGTTATTCCGACTCCAACCCCGCTTCCAACGCCACTGGTCAGTAATGGGACTTTCAGTCGCGATTGGCAGCAGGGCTGGAACAGAGCCAGCGGGGAAGATTTGGGCGGTAAGAACGAGATAACCACCCTGCAATATCCCGCGATTGGGGGCACTGCGCTGCAACTGGAGCATAGCGGGCGGACTTATATGGCATTGTACCAGACGGTAAAGGTGGACAATTTCAGGTTGAGCTTTGGGGCGCAATTGGCGGGCTACACCACCACCAACGGACTATTTAGGGATTCGAGCGGAATTGCGGGGTTAGTTCTGAATTTCTACTACGAACTGCCGCAACAGGCGGACTTGAACCGCCCTGCCGGGACGCTGGCATATGTTACGGGCAGCAAGTTTGAGAACGGCAAGGGCTTCGGGCTGTACCCACTGACAACTTCGGCAAGAAGTGGGACGGTCGCGGTGCGAGGGTTTGAGGTGAAAGGGCAGAGCCTTTCCATACCGAATCTGGAAGAGGAAGTGCGGCGGCAGTTACCCGTGCTGGAGGGAAACCGGGTGAAAACGGTGACAATCTCTCTGTTCACGGGAGGTAGCAGCAAGTGCAAGGAGAACGAGTGTATTGCCCGCTTGTATGCCGGGCAAATCACTCTCGCTCCCCTCTCCAAATCCTGA
- a CDS encoding NHL repeat-containing protein, whose product MKFDSNGRYLKTFDGASQGLWLPVLIVIDKTNSIYVGDEINNLFTFNQNGEITGKIGSKGSNPGQFNLLTDMAIDNTGNRFILDSSYSCGRGGCLSTNNGRIQRFDSNDKFQSQWGTTGLEPDRFQNLQNVFIDNKDNIYVYDTNAGCSTNEFYRLKKFANNGQFLSQRTTFIESCYLTNFIVDNEENLFIPDGKKVKVFDSNGNLIRSWDITGTTYFAGYIATDRSGILYFSPERKKIVKYSRDGQYLGELVGNFNEPEVLTGSDGNLYVINTGSNPRLIQVIDTNGSIIRQFTADHLFNYATDKKGNFYVYTSKGSEQTISKYTQDGNYTILFNIPHTDGDGQIGYPKFAVDTNLNVIVLDSRIQKFRQR is encoded by the coding sequence TTGAAATTTGATAGTAATGGTAGATACCTGAAAACTTTTGATGGCGCCTCCCAAGGCCTCTGGCTTCCTGTCTTAATCGTGATAGATAAAACCAATTCAATATATGTTGGTGATGAAATAAATAACCTCTTTACATTCAATCAAAATGGTGAGATTACTGGCAAAATTGGTTCAAAGGGATCCAACCCCGGACAGTTTAATCTACTTACCGATATGGCCATTGATAATACAGGAAATAGGTTTATTCTCGACTCTTCCTATTCATGCGGGAGGGGAGGGTGTTTGTCTACTAATAACGGTCGGATACAAAGATTTGACAGTAATGATAAATTTCAATCTCAATGGGGAACGACCGGGCTTGAACCTGATAGATTCCAAAACTTACAAAATGTTTTTATCGATAATAAAGATAATATCTATGTATACGATACAAATGCAGGTTGTAGTACAAATGAGTTTTATAGGCTGAAAAAATTTGCAAATAACGGCCAATTTCTTTCGCAAAGAACAACTTTTATCGAAAGTTGCTACCTCACTAACTTCATTGTTGATAACGAGGAAAATTTATTTATACCGGATGGAAAAAAGGTTAAAGTCTTTGACTCGAATGGAAATTTAATACGTAGCTGGGATATCACAGGCACAACCTATTTTGCTGGATACATTGCAACTGATCGTTCGGGAATATTATATTTTTCACCTGAAAGAAAGAAGATTGTGAAATACTCCCGAGATGGCCAATATTTAGGGGAGTTGGTAGGAAATTTTAACGAACCAGAAGTTCTTACTGGATCCGATGGAAACCTTTATGTAATCAATACCGGGTCAAACCCAAGACTCATCCAGGTAATTGATACTAATGGAAGCATAATTAGGCAGTTTACAGCTGATCATCTCTTTAATTATGCAACAGATAAAAAAGGCAATTTTTATGTCTATACCTCAAAAGGTTCAGAACAAACAATAAGCAAATACACTCAAGATGGTAACTATACGATCTTGTTTAATATACCGCATACAGATGGTGATGGTCAGATTGGATATCCCAAATTTGCAGTTGATACTAACCTTAATGTAATTGTCCTGGATAGCAGAATCCAGAAATTCCGGCAGCGTTAA